The following proteins are encoded in a genomic region of Tissierellales bacterium:
- a CDS encoding YibE/F family protein: MKDWIRQRLFIILVLVSIPIIIWQSPVIGNKHNIPKYFNQDFEKAKVVSVDSEELEADEAIPGRFNGKQELKIEILTGKYKGNIYESTNLLTRSHNVLAKENMNIVAGIHETDEGPQAWVYNYRREISVFVIMGVFLMLLILLGGMKGFRSAISLIFTGTIVIFVLVPELFSGRSAVVTTIILMSITVVISFILISEFNKKTIAAILGTIVGMSIAGLISFIAGMVTNLSGVNMQQGDQLAYMVQGYGIDISGLMFAAILIASIGAVMDVAMSIASAISEIHVHRPDLKRKALFLSGMNVGKDIMGTMSNTLILAFAGGSLTTMMLMYGYQLQPLQFLNLQEVAIEMIQGFSGSIGIILTVPITAIISAQLIACDKK, translated from the coding sequence GTGAAGGATTGGATAAGACAGCGGTTATTTATCATACTTGTTTTGGTTAGTATACCTATAATTATTTGGCAGTCACCAGTTATTGGTAATAAACATAATATACCTAAATACTTTAATCAAGATTTTGAAAAAGCAAAAGTAGTTTCTGTGGATTCAGAAGAGTTAGAGGCCGATGAAGCTATTCCAGGTAGATTCAATGGCAAACAGGAACTAAAAATAGAAATACTGACAGGAAAGTATAAAGGAAATATATATGAATCTACAAATTTACTCACCAGAAGTCATAATGTGTTAGCTAAAGAGAATATGAATATTGTTGCAGGAATACATGAGACAGATGAAGGTCCTCAGGCTTGGGTTTACAATTATAGGAGAGAAATAAGTGTTTTTGTTATAATGGGTGTGTTTTTGATGTTGCTCATTTTGCTAGGAGGAATGAAGGGGTTTAGATCGGCTATTTCATTGATATTTACAGGAACTATAGTGATATTTGTGCTAGTACCAGAACTGTTTAGTGGAAGAAGTGCAGTAGTTACAACTATAATACTGATGTCTATTACAGTAGTTATATCGTTTATACTGATAAGTGAATTTAATAAAAAAACAATAGCTGCCATATTAGGTACAATAGTAGGCATGAGCATTGCAGGATTAATATCGTTTATTGCCGGAATGGTTACTAATTTATCAGGAGTAAATATGCAGCAAGGAGATCAATTAGCTTATATGGTTCAGGGCTATGGCATAGATATATCAGGATTGATGTTTGCAGCTATATTGATAGCATCGATAGGTGCAGTCATGGATGTAGCAATGAGCATTGCTTCAGCTATTTCTGAAATACACGTTCATAGACCTGATTTAAAAAGAAAAGCTTTGTTTTTGTCAGGAATGAATGTTGGCAAGGATATTATGGGAACCATGTCTAATACATTGATACTTGCTTTTGCAGGTGGTTCGCTGACGACTATGATGCTAATGTATGGATATCAGCTTCAACCACTTCAGTTTCTAAATTTGCAAGAAGTTGCTATAGAAATGATACAAGGTTTTTCAGGCAGTATAGGAATAATACTCACAGTTCCAATTACAGCTATAATTAGTGCTCAGCTCATAGCGTGTGATAAAAAATAA
- a CDS encoding 5'-nucleotidase C-terminal domain-containing protein: MQKKSLKAIAIMLVCTLFVMVPMASVFAANSEEKTVTILQTSDLHGRIYAYNYATDSVDSDAGLAKIKTLVDQERAKDPKALLIDCGDTIQDNSASLFHDLPVHPMIEVLNEMKYDVWTLGNHEFNFGLDIVEKNIKGFNGTVLASNIYKEGTEERFVDGYKIFDVDGVKVAVVGMIPPYVPVWEASTPSHFKGLEFKPVLEETKKVIKELEGKYDVLVGAYHVGPEGEHGYEGVREVANACPEFDAILAGHAHSAINEEVNGVRIVEPKKYGWALAKVQIKLNKENDKWTVKEVTGENLETKPVDEDATILEEFKSVHDKSIADANEVVGKITADFIQRPDYITGEDKITTMPTAQLEDTSVIDLINEVQMYYSKADVSSAALFNFGSNLKAGDFKKKDVAYIYKYDNTLMGVNITGENLIKYMEWSASYYNAAKDGDVTISFNPKVRGYNYDMFSGVSYDIDLSQEVGNRIKNVKVAGKELDPKKVYKLAVNNYRYGTLQGLELIKAEDKYYDAYDEFQDGGRIRELIVRYTKEVKKGTLNPTVDNNWKIIGVSLDSPYKEVIFNLVKEGKLAIPTSEDGRTKNVKALNVNELLKEGVISENTTSTKEEVKAPVVSEKENTPATKEEVKVPAKEIVKATDTQIYVVKSGDVLWKIAEKFGMKWEDLASSNNLKNPNVINVGQKLVIPAK; the protein is encoded by the coding sequence ATGCAAAAAAAATCTTTAAAAGCTATAGCAATAATGCTTGTTTGTACATTATTTGTTATGGTACCAATGGCTAGCGTATTTGCAGCTAATTCGGAGGAAAAAACTGTTACTATTTTACAAACATCTGACCTTCATGGTCGAATTTACGCTTACAACTATGCTACTGATTCAGTAGATAGTGATGCTGGTCTTGCTAAAATTAAAACTTTAGTAGATCAAGAAAGAGCTAAGGATCCAAAAGCACTTTTAATCGACTGTGGTGATACTATTCAAGATAATAGCGCATCGCTTTTCCACGATTTACCTGTACATCCAATGATCGAAGTATTAAATGAAATGAAATATGATGTATGGACTCTTGGAAACCATGAATTCAATTTTGGATTAGACATTGTTGAAAAAAATATTAAGGGATTCAATGGAACTGTTTTGGCTTCAAACATATATAAAGAAGGAACTGAAGAACGTTTTGTTGATGGATACAAAATATTTGATGTAGATGGCGTTAAAGTTGCAGTGGTTGGTATGATTCCACCATACGTTCCTGTATGGGAAGCTAGTACTCCATCACACTTCAAAGGTTTAGAATTTAAGCCAGTATTGGAAGAAACAAAAAAAGTTATCAAAGAATTAGAAGGTAAATATGATGTATTAGTTGGTGCATACCACGTTGGTCCTGAAGGAGAGCACGGTTATGAGGGCGTTCGTGAAGTTGCTAATGCCTGTCCAGAATTTGACGCTATTTTAGCTGGTCACGCTCACTCTGCTATCAATGAGGAAGTAAATGGCGTTCGCATAGTTGAACCTAAAAAATACGGTTGGGCTCTTGCAAAAGTTCAGATTAAACTAAACAAAGAAAATGATAAATGGACTGTAAAGGAAGTCACTGGAGAAAACTTAGAAACTAAACCAGTTGATGAAGATGCTACTATATTAGAAGAATTCAAATCAGTTCATGATAAATCTATCGCTGATGCAAATGAAGTAGTTGGTAAAATAACAGCTGATTTTATCCAGCGTCCAGACTATATAACTGGCGAAGATAAAATAACAACTATGCCAACTGCACAATTAGAAGACACTTCTGTTATTGATTTAATCAATGAAGTTCAAATGTATTATTCTAAAGCAGATGTAAGTTCTGCTGCACTTTTCAATTTTGGATCAAATCTAAAAGCTGGAGACTTCAAGAAAAAAGATGTTGCTTATATCTACAAATATGACAACACTTTGATGGGAGTAAACATCACTGGTGAAAACCTTATCAAATATATGGAATGGTCTGCTAGTTATTATAATGCTGCTAAAGACGGAGACGTAACTATTAGTTTCAATCCTAAAGTAAGAGGCTATAACTATGACATGTTCTCTGGCGTTTCTTATGATATCGATTTAAGCCAAGAAGTTGGAAATAGAATCAAAAATGTAAAAGTAGCTGGAAAAGAATTAGATCCTAAAAAGGTATATAAATTAGCTGTAAACAACTATCGTTACGGAACTCTACAAGGTCTTGAATTGATAAAAGCAGAAGATAAATATTACGACGCTTACGATGAATTCCAAGATGGCGGTAGAATCAGAGAATTAATAGTTAGATACACTAAAGAAGTAAAAAAAGGAACATTAAACCCTACTGTTGATAATAACTGGAAAATAATTGGTGTTTCTTTAGATTCACCTTACAAAGAAGTTATTTTCAATCTCGTAAAAGAAGGAAAATTAGCTATACCAACATCTGAAGATGGTAGAACTAAAAATGTTAAAGCTCTAAATGTAAACGAGCTATTAAAAGAGGGCGTTATCAGTGAAAACACTACTTCTACAAAAGAAGAAGTTAAAGCTCCTGTAGTTAGCGAAAAGGAAAATACCCCTGCTACAAAAGAGGAAGTTAAAGTTCCTGCTAAAGAAATAGTTAAAGCAACTGATACTCAAATTTACGTTGTAAAATCAGGAGATGTTCTTTGGAAAATTGCTGAAAAATTCGGCATGAAATGGGAAGATCTTGCATCTAGCAATAATCTTAAAAACCCTAATGTTATAAATGTTGGACAAAAGCTTGTAATTCCAGCAAAATAG